Proteins co-encoded in one Spirochaetaceae bacterium genomic window:
- a CDS encoding sulfatase → MKAVMIMFDSLNRHLLPPYGCDWTHAPNFARLARRAATFERSYICSMPCMPARRDFHTGRPNFLHAPWGPLEPFDDSVPEMLGRAGVYTHLASDHYHYWEDGGATYHNRYSSWEFYRGQEGDPFIGQVAEPPLPATLNPRGKRSDWVNRQHVRADRQFSQTRTFAAAQEFLHRNHGEDNWFLHVECFDPHEPFTVHRSYRDHYPADYEGPLFDWPAYRPVQETPEQVEEARRNYAALLSKCDASLGDILDAFDAYDLWRDTMLILWTDHGFLLGEHNAWAKNWMPLYEQVSHTPFFLWDPRSPDAAGTRRSALVQPAIDLGPTLLGLFGLQPAPDMLGHDLAAVVAGDRAVRDTAIFGYFDQHVNITDGRYVYLRIPSADGPSADAYTLMPTAMRGFKAKLEQAELAPPFPFSKQMPLLKVGGRPRWEPAFPDAAHPPGHLLFDVQADPRQQRALNDAAVEQRLCAAMARHFAACAAPPEQYARMALPAAGTEDAER, encoded by the coding sequence TCTCTCAACCGCCACCTGCTGCCGCCGTACGGGTGCGACTGGACGCACGCGCCCAACTTCGCCCGCCTGGCGCGGCGCGCGGCGACGTTCGAGCGTTCCTACATCTGCTCCATGCCGTGCATGCCGGCGCGGCGCGACTTCCACACCGGCCGGCCCAACTTCCTGCACGCGCCGTGGGGTCCGCTGGAGCCGTTCGACGACTCGGTGCCCGAGATGCTCGGCCGCGCCGGCGTGTACACCCATCTGGCCTCCGACCACTACCACTACTGGGAGGACGGCGGCGCCACCTATCACAACCGCTACTCGTCGTGGGAGTTCTACCGCGGCCAGGAGGGCGACCCGTTCATCGGCCAGGTGGCCGAGCCGCCGCTGCCGGCAACCCTCAACCCGCGCGGCAAGCGCTCCGACTGGGTCAACCGCCAGCACGTGCGCGCCGACCGGCAGTTCTCGCAGACCCGCACCTTCGCCGCCGCGCAGGAGTTCCTGCACCGCAACCACGGCGAGGACAACTGGTTCCTGCACGTGGAGTGCTTCGATCCGCACGAGCCGTTCACCGTGCACCGCAGCTACCGCGACCACTACCCGGCCGACTACGAAGGGCCGCTGTTCGACTGGCCGGCCTACCGGCCGGTGCAGGAGACGCCCGAGCAGGTGGAAGAGGCGCGGCGCAACTACGCCGCCCTGCTGTCCAAGTGCGACGCCTCGCTCGGCGACATTCTCGACGCGTTCGACGCCTACGACCTGTGGCGCGACACCATGCTGATCCTGTGGACCGATCACGGCTTCCTGCTTGGCGAGCACAACGCCTGGGCCAAGAACTGGATGCCGCTCTACGAACAGGTAAGCCACACGCCGTTCTTCCTGTGGGATCCGCGCAGCCCGGACGCGGCCGGCACGCGGCGCAGCGCACTGGTACAGCCGGCGATCGACCTTGGCCCGACGCTGCTCGGGCTGTTCGGCCTGCAGCCGGCGCCCGACATGCTCGGCCACGACCTGGCCGCGGTGGTGGCGGGCGACCGGGCGGTGCGGGACACGGCGATCTTCGGCTACTTCGACCAGCACGTGAACATCACCGACGGGCGCTACGTCTACCTGCGCATCCCGAGTGCGGACGGGCCGAGCGCCGACGCCTACACGCTGATGCCCACCGCGATGCGCGGCTTCAAGGCCAAACTGGAGCAGGCGGAACTGGCGCCGCCGTTCCCGTTCAGCAAGCAGATGCCGCTGTTGAAAGTGGGCGGACGGCCGCGCTGGGAGCCCGCCTTTCCGGATGCGGCGCACCCGCCCGGCCACCTGCTGTTCGACGTACAGGCCGATCCGCGCCAGCAACGGGCGCTGAACGACGCCGCCGTGGAGCAGCGGCTGTGCGCGGCGATGGCACGCCACTTCGCCGCCTGTGCCGCGCCGCCGGAGCAGTACGCGCGCATGGCGCTGCCGGCGGCCGGCACGGAGGATGCGGAGCGGTAG